The proteins below are encoded in one region of Paenacidovorax monticola:
- a CDS encoding acetoacetate--CoA ligase produces MRHHGDKHTPTSPFVPRLRLYQDWLRAERGLAFADYDALWRWSVTDLDAFWQSVWDFFDLRSPTPHSAVLADNRMPGARWFPGAQVNYARQVLRHVDAAHAAGQPAVISRNEKGQHRELSWPELRRQVAALALHLKAQGVQPGDRVAAYLPNIPEAMVAFLATVSIGGVWSVCAPDMGTNAVLDRFRQIAPKVLIAADGVTYGGRDIDRTGVVGELRAALPSLAHVLLVNNLDASKTIADTASYASATARNDAEVAAFEPLWLPFDHPLWIVYSSGTTGLPKPIVHGHGGMVLVALQLKGLHNDIGCSYEANSYGERYHWYSSTGWVMWNAQVSGLLGGTTCVIYDGNPGGSKERPDWGVLWRFAAETGVTCFGAGAAFYANCMKAGLELADCGDLSRIRVLGTTGSPLSPEVQEWGTEQFRQIRAHATVPAAAAPGRPKQGAAPSGGSDPHAVGERGGDIWWNNISGGTDFCGAFIGGHRELPMVPGEMQCRMLGAAVEAWDAEGRPVQDAVGELVCTQPIPSMPLYLWGDTDGARYLSSYFDMYPPGHGRRPGGGDGPAAMGAVWRHGDWLKIGAHGGCTIYGRSDATINRHGLRMGTSEIYSAVEALPEVLDSLVVDLEYLGRESYMPLFVALRAGAVLDDALRARINAAIRTALSPRFVPDEILQVAEVPRTLSGKKQELPIKKLLLGQPIEKVVNQDAMANPGCLAWYVDFAARRAAAAAA; encoded by the coding sequence CTGCGTCACCATGGAGACAAGCACACACCAACATCCCCCTTCGTCCCCCGCCTGCGCCTGTACCAGGACTGGCTGCGCGCAGAGCGCGGCCTCGCGTTCGCCGACTACGACGCGCTGTGGCGCTGGTCGGTCACCGACCTCGACGCGTTCTGGCAGAGCGTGTGGGACTTCTTCGACCTGCGCTCGCCCACGCCGCACAGCGCCGTGCTGGCCGACAACCGCATGCCCGGCGCGCGCTGGTTTCCGGGCGCCCAGGTGAACTACGCGCGCCAGGTGCTGCGCCATGTGGATGCCGCGCATGCGGCCGGGCAGCCCGCCGTCATCAGCCGCAACGAGAAGGGCCAGCACCGCGAGCTGTCGTGGCCCGAGCTGCGCCGCCAGGTGGCGGCGCTGGCGCTGCACCTGAAGGCCCAGGGCGTGCAGCCCGGCGACCGCGTGGCGGCCTACCTGCCCAACATTCCCGAGGCCATGGTGGCCTTCCTCGCCACGGTGAGCATCGGCGGCGTCTGGAGCGTGTGCGCGCCCGACATGGGCACGAACGCCGTGCTGGACCGCTTCCGCCAGATAGCGCCCAAGGTGCTGATCGCGGCCGACGGCGTGACCTACGGCGGGCGCGACATCGACCGCACCGGGGTGGTCGGCGAGCTGCGCGCGGCGCTGCCCTCGCTCGCGCACGTGCTGCTCGTGAACAACCTCGATGCTTCCAAAACAATAGCTGATACCGCAAGCTACGCAAGCGCTACGGCCAGGAACGATGCCGAAGTGGCGGCCTTCGAGCCGCTGTGGCTGCCGTTCGACCACCCGCTGTGGATCGTCTATTCGAGCGGCACCACGGGGTTACCGAAGCCCATCGTACACGGCCACGGCGGCATGGTCCTCGTGGCGCTGCAGCTCAAGGGCCTGCACAACGACATCGGCTGCAGCTACGAGGCCAACAGCTACGGCGAGCGCTACCACTGGTACAGCTCCACGGGCTGGGTGATGTGGAACGCACAGGTCAGCGGCCTGCTGGGCGGCACCACCTGCGTGATCTACGACGGCAACCCGGGCGGCAGCAAGGAGCGCCCCGACTGGGGCGTGCTCTGGCGCTTCGCGGCCGAGACGGGCGTGACCTGCTTCGGCGCGGGCGCGGCGTTCTACGCCAACTGCATGAAGGCGGGGCTGGAGCTGGCCGACTGCGGCGACCTCTCGCGCATCCGCGTGCTGGGCACCACGGGCTCGCCGCTCTCGCCCGAGGTGCAGGAGTGGGGCACGGAGCAGTTCCGGCAGATTCGGGCGCATGCCACCGTCCCGGCCGCCGCAGCGCCGGGCCGCCCCAAGCAAGGCGCGGCCCCCTCGGGGGGCAGCGACCCACACGCAGTGGGGGAGCGTGGGGGCGATATCTGGTGGAACAACATCTCGGGCGGCACGGACTTCTGTGGCGCCTTCATCGGCGGCCACCGCGAGCTGCCCATGGTGCCCGGCGAGATGCAGTGCCGCATGCTCGGCGCGGCCGTGGAGGCCTGGGACGCCGAGGGCCGGCCCGTGCAGGACGCCGTGGGCGAGCTGGTGTGCACGCAGCCCATCCCGTCGATGCCGCTGTACCTGTGGGGCGACACCGACGGCGCACGCTACCTGTCGAGCTACTTCGACATGTACCCGCCCGGCCACGGCCGCCGGCCCGGCGGTGGCGACGGCCCGGCCGCCATGGGGGCCGTGTGGCGCCACGGCGACTGGCTCAAGATCGGCGCCCACGGCGGCTGCACCATCTATGGCCGCAGCGACGCCACCATTAACCGCCACGGCCTGCGCATGGGCACGAGCGAGATCTACAGCGCCGTCGAGGCCCTGCCCGAGGTGCTCGACAGCCTCGTGGTCGACCTCGAATACCTGGGCCGCGAGAGCTACATGCCGCTGTTCGTGGCGCTGCGCGCGGGCGCCGTGCTCGACGATGCGCTGCGCGCGCGCATCAACGCGGCGATCCGCACGGCGCTCTCGCCGCGCTTCGTGCCCGACGAGATCCTGCAGGT
- the ubiM gene encoding 5-demethoxyubiquinol-8 5-hydroxylase UbiM translates to MHSDVLIVGAGPAGLSLSIALAQAGLTSTVLDQQSEAALAAPAPDGREIALTHPSAALLQRLGTWQALAAHEIGKLHDAQVHDGPVGPQARMHLDTHAGGSGLEHLGWIVPNHALRRSAHAVAARTPGVRILAGAQVTRVAVQPGQAEVDYSLDGVAQQRLTAPLVVAADSRFSAARRQLGIGAAMTDFGRTVIVCRMRHERPHGGTAHECFGYERTLAVLPLPDDPASGAPLCSIVVTAGSADAATLLALAPEDFAVRVAEQFQHRLGAMQLVGERHAYPLVAVYAQRFTGPRCALVGDAAVGMHPVTAHGYNLGLAGVERLAHALAEARAQGRDIGDAAALAPYARAHHRHAWPIYQGTNAIVRLYTDARPLPRLVRQLVLAGANRLPPLKAAIVGQLTGRHGTGLGAVLPAPRG, encoded by the coding sequence ATGCACAGCGACGTCCTCATCGTCGGCGCAGGCCCCGCGGGCCTGTCGCTGTCCATCGCCCTGGCCCAGGCCGGCCTCACGTCCACCGTGCTCGACCAGCAGAGCGAGGCCGCGCTGGCCGCGCCCGCGCCCGACGGCCGCGAGATCGCCCTCACCCACCCCAGCGCCGCGCTGCTGCAGCGCCTGGGCACCTGGCAGGCGCTGGCCGCGCACGAGATCGGCAAGCTGCACGACGCACAGGTGCACGACGGCCCCGTGGGCCCGCAGGCCCGCATGCACCTGGACACGCATGCGGGCGGCAGCGGCCTGGAACACCTGGGCTGGATAGTGCCCAACCACGCGCTGCGCCGCAGCGCCCACGCGGTGGCGGCGCGCACGCCGGGCGTGCGCATCCTCGCAGGGGCCCAGGTCACGCGCGTGGCCGTGCAGCCCGGCCAGGCCGAGGTGGACTACAGCCTGGACGGCGTGGCGCAGCAGCGGCTCACCGCGCCGCTCGTGGTGGCCGCCGACAGCCGCTTCTCGGCCGCGCGGCGCCAGCTCGGCATCGGGGCCGCGATGACCGATTTCGGCCGCACCGTGATCGTCTGCCGCATGCGGCACGAGAGGCCCCACGGCGGCACGGCGCACGAATGCTTCGGCTACGAGCGCACGCTGGCCGTGCTGCCCCTGCCCGACGACCCCGCCAGCGGCGCCCCCCTGTGCTCCATCGTGGTCACGGCCGGCAGCGCCGACGCGGCCACCCTGCTTGCCCTGGCGCCCGAGGATTTCGCGGTGCGCGTGGCCGAGCAGTTCCAGCACCGCCTGGGCGCCATGCAGCTCGTGGGCGAGCGCCACGCCTACCCGCTCGTGGCGGTGTACGCGCAGCGCTTCACGGGGCCGCGCTGCGCGCTGGTTGGCGACGCGGCCGTGGGCATGCACCCCGTGACGGCCCATGGCTACAACCTGGGCCTGGCGGGCGTGGAACGCCTCGCCCACGCGCTGGCCGAGGCGCGCGCCCAGGGCCGCGACATCGGCGACGCCGCCGCGCTCGCGCCCTACGCACGCGCGCACCACCGGCATGCCTGGCCCATCTACCAGGGCACCAACGCCATCGTGCGCCTGTACACCGACGCGCGGCCGCTGCCCCGGCTGGTGCGCCAGCTGGTGCTGGCGGGCGCCAACCGGCTGCCGCCGCTCAAGGCGGCGATCGTGGGCCAGCTCACGGGGCGGCATGGCACCGGGCTGGGGGCCGTGCTGCCCGCGCCCCGGGGCTGA
- a CDS encoding sensor domain-containing diguanylate cyclase, with product MDALIDQLSQSVASAHTVEELTRPMLEMLEAVTGLESTYLTTIDLDAGVQRILYARNTRQMQIPEGLSVPWHDTLCKRALDEGRMFTSDVGSCWGDSEAAAALGIQTYVSTPVRTDSGGLYGTLCAASASRHEMTPQAHQVLLLFARLIGQQVERERLMQQLLAANAQLAAYASTDLLTSLPNRRALLEALQRQLAQGDRQHTTVLVAFVDLDGFKAINDTHGHEAGDQFLAGIAQRIRQALRAQDLAARYGGDEFVVIGPGPAPGSAVEPARLAFGRRIAEATAGRFHCDGSVIDYVGASVGVIAVAPRSLGATEALRQADHAMYLAKQARRAQAALPA from the coding sequence ATGGACGCCCTCATCGACCAGCTTTCCCAGTCCGTCGCCTCCGCACATACCGTCGAAGAACTGACTCGCCCGATGCTCGAAATGCTCGAGGCCGTCACGGGGCTCGAATCGACCTACCTCACGACCATCGACCTCGACGCCGGCGTGCAGCGCATCCTCTACGCGCGCAACACGCGGCAGATGCAGATCCCCGAAGGCCTTTCCGTGCCCTGGCACGACACGCTGTGCAAGCGCGCGCTCGACGAGGGCCGAATGTTCACCAGCGACGTGGGCAGCTGCTGGGGCGACTCGGAGGCCGCGGCGGCCCTGGGCATCCAGACCTACGTGAGCACGCCCGTGCGTACCGACAGCGGCGGTCTCTACGGCACCCTGTGCGCCGCCAGCGCAAGCCGGCATGAAATGACGCCGCAGGCCCACCAGGTGCTGCTGCTGTTCGCGCGCCTCATCGGCCAGCAGGTCGAACGCGAGCGCCTGATGCAGCAGTTGCTGGCCGCCAACGCGCAGCTCGCGGCCTACGCGTCCACCGACCTGCTGACCAGCCTGCCCAACCGCCGCGCGCTCCTGGAGGCCCTGCAGCGCCAGCTTGCGCAGGGCGACCGCCAGCACACCACGGTGCTGGTGGCCTTCGTGGACCTGGACGGCTTCAAGGCCATCAACGACACACACGGCCACGAGGCGGGCGACCAGTTCCTGGCGGGTATCGCCCAGCGCATCAGGCAGGCGCTGCGCGCCCAGGACCTCGCGGCCCGCTACGGCGGCGATGAATTCGTGGTGATCGGTCCGGGCCCGGCGCCCGGCAGCGCGGTGGAGCCCGCCCGCCTGGCCTTCGGCCGGCGCATCGCCGAGGCCACGGCGGGGCGCTTCCACTGCGACGGCAGCGTGATCGACTACGTAGGCGCCAGCGTGGGCGTGATCGCGGTGGCCCCCCGCAGCCTGGGTGCCACCGAGGCCCTGCGGCAGGCCGACCACGCCATGTACCTGGCCAAGCAGGCCCGCCGCGCGCAGGCGGCCCTGCCGGCCTGA
- a CDS encoding histidine phosphatase family protein gives MLDIYLVRHGQTQWNLEKRLQGSTDNALNDTGRRQAQELGQKLTGVPFAHIYSSGLRRAQETAAAFAGPAPVTALPALNERSFGKFEGIFEDDRDAARFAEFGKRGSVLDDSLDGGESLQSQADRVKAAVAQITARHRSGNIAIVAHGGVNPLVLAALLDLPVAEATARIKQANDEVYLVRLRGGQAPRCGSRSCAARWNSSEPSAGAKTPRRRAARGRGIIAPQPARAHPPSAFCPCPPRLCACWPSSRR, from the coding sequence GTGCTCGACATCTACCTCGTGCGCCACGGCCAGACCCAGTGGAACCTGGAGAAGCGCCTGCAGGGCTCCACCGACAACGCCCTCAACGACACGGGCCGCCGCCAGGCCCAGGAGCTGGGCCAGAAGCTGACCGGCGTGCCGTTCGCGCACATCTACAGCAGCGGGCTGCGCCGCGCCCAGGAGACCGCCGCCGCCTTCGCAGGCCCCGCGCCCGTCACGGCCCTGCCCGCGCTCAACGAGCGCTCGTTCGGCAAGTTCGAGGGCATCTTCGAGGACGACCGCGACGCGGCCCGCTTCGCCGAGTTCGGCAAGCGCGGCTCCGTGCTCGACGACAGCCTGGACGGCGGCGAATCGCTGCAGAGCCAGGCCGACCGCGTGAAGGCCGCCGTGGCGCAGATCACGGCCCGCCACCGCAGCGGCAACATCGCCATCGTGGCCCACGGCGGCGTGAACCCGCTGGTGCTCGCCGCCTTGCTGGACCTGCCCGTGGCCGAGGCCACGGCGCGCATCAAGCAGGCCAACGACGAGGTGTACCTGGTGCGTCTGCGCGGCGGGCAGGCCCCTCGGTGTGGAAGCAGGTCGTGCGCGGCACGCTGGAACAGCTCTGAGCCCTCCGCCGGGGCCAAGACCCCGCGGCGGCGGGCGGCGCGCGGGCGGGGGATAATCGCGCCGCAGCCCGCCAGGGCGCATCCGCCCAGCGCTTTCTGCCCATGTCCGCCTCGCCTCTGCGCGTGCTGGCCGTCATCCCGCCGATGA
- a CDS encoding B12-binding domain-containing radical SAM protein, with the protein MSASPLRVLAVIPPMTQLNTPYPSTAYLTGFLRSRGVAAFQEDLALALVLRLLSPEGLRTVAARVDALPEARRSPAVQSFAAQQERYLATIGPAIAFLQGRDATLAHRIAGRHYLPEGPRFAALDVYVDDEGGDPLGWAFGALGLQDRAKHLATLYLNDLADVLRDAVDERFEFVRYAESLAGSQPTFDPLAQALAAQPTLVDELLQQLTHEAVERHQPDVVLLSVPFPGSVYAAFRIAQAIKARHPRIATVLGGGFVNTELRELSDPRVFDHFDYVTLDAGERPLLALLEHLRGERGRQRLVRTFVRGESGQVQYVNLMEADIAFAEVGTPTWDGLPLDRYLSLLDMLNPMHRLWSDGRWNKLTVAHGCYWKKCSFCDVGLDYIGRYEGASATVLADRIEQIVRETGQTGFHFVDEAAPPKALKALATELIARNAGISWWGNVRFEKTFTPELAELLADSGCIAISGGLEVASDRLLNLMKKGVSVDQVARVTRAFSEAGILVHAYLMYGFPTQTVQDTVDALEYVRQLFANGCIQSGFFHRFACTVHSPVGQNPEEYGITLAPLPQGGFARNDVAFTDPTGVDHDALGSALRKAIYNYMHGIGLEEDVRTWFPFKVPKTTVQRHRIERALRTHG; encoded by the coding sequence ATGTCCGCCTCGCCTCTGCGCGTGCTGGCCGTCATCCCGCCGATGACGCAGCTCAACACGCCCTACCCCTCCACCGCCTACCTCACGGGCTTTCTGCGCTCGCGCGGCGTTGCCGCCTTCCAGGAAGACCTGGCGCTTGCCCTGGTGCTGCGCCTGCTCTCGCCCGAAGGGCTGCGGACCGTGGCGGCGCGGGTCGATGCCCTGCCCGAAGCCCGGCGCAGCCCCGCCGTGCAGTCGTTCGCGGCGCAGCAGGAGCGCTACCTGGCCACCATCGGCCCGGCCATCGCATTCCTGCAGGGCCGCGACGCAACGCTGGCGCACCGCATCGCGGGGCGCCACTACCTGCCCGAAGGGCCGCGCTTCGCCGCGCTCGACGTGTACGTGGACGACGAGGGCGGCGACCCGCTGGGCTGGGCCTTCGGCGCCCTGGGCCTGCAGGACCGCGCCAAGCACCTCGCCACGCTGTACCTGAACGACCTGGCCGACGTGCTGCGCGACGCGGTGGACGAGCGCTTCGAGTTCGTGCGCTACGCCGAGTCGCTGGCCGGCAGCCAGCCCACGTTCGATCCGCTGGCCCAGGCGCTGGCGGCACAGCCCACGCTGGTGGACGAGCTGCTGCAGCAGCTCACGCACGAGGCCGTCGAGCGCCACCAGCCCGACGTGGTGCTGCTCTCCGTGCCCTTTCCCGGCTCGGTGTACGCGGCCTTCCGCATCGCGCAGGCCATCAAGGCGCGGCACCCGCGCATCGCTACGGTGCTGGGCGGCGGCTTCGTGAACACCGAGCTGCGCGAACTGTCCGACCCGCGCGTGTTCGACCATTTCGACTATGTGACCCTGGACGCGGGCGAGCGCCCGCTGCTCGCGCTGCTGGAGCACCTGCGCGGCGAGCGCGGGCGCCAGCGCCTGGTGCGCACCTTCGTGCGCGGCGAGTCTGGCCAGGTGCAGTACGTCAACCTGATGGAGGCCGACATCGCCTTCGCCGAGGTGGGCACGCCCACCTGGGACGGCCTGCCGCTGGACCGCTACCTGTCGCTGCTGGACATGCTCAACCCCATGCACCGGCTGTGGAGCGACGGGCGCTGGAACAAGCTCACGGTGGCGCACGGCTGCTACTGGAAGAAGTGCAGCTTCTGCGACGTGGGCCTGGACTACATCGGCCGCTACGAGGGCGCGAGCGCCACCGTGCTGGCCGACCGCATCGAGCAGATCGTGCGCGAGACGGGCCAGACGGGCTTCCACTTCGTGGACGAGGCTGCGCCGCCCAAGGCGCTCAAGGCCCTGGCCACCGAGCTGATCGCGCGCAACGCGGGCATCTCGTGGTGGGGCAACGTGCGCTTCGAGAAGACCTTCACGCCCGAGCTGGCCGAGCTGCTGGCCGACAGCGGCTGCATCGCGATCTCGGGCGGGCTGGAGGTGGCCTCCGACCGGCTGCTGAACCTCATGAAGAAGGGCGTCAGCGTGGACCAGGTGGCGCGCGTGACGCGCGCATTCAGCGAGGCGGGCATCCTCGTGCATGCCTACCTGATGTACGGCTTTCCCACGCAGACCGTGCAGGACACGGTGGACGCGCTGGAGTACGTGCGCCAGCTCTTCGCCAACGGCTGCATCCAGAGTGGGTTCTTCCACCGCTTCGCCTGCACCGTGCATTCGCCCGTGGGCCAGAACCCCGAGGAGTACGGCATCACCCTCGCCCCACTGCCGCAGGGCGGTTTCGCCAGGAACGACGTGGCCTTCACCGACCCCACGGGCGTGGACCACGACGCGCTGGGCAGCGCGCTGCGCAAGGCCATCTACAACTACATGCACGGCATCGGGCTGGAAGAGGACGTGCGCACCTGGTTCCCGTTCAAGGTGCCCAAGACCACGGTGCAGCGGCACCGCATCGAGCGGGCGCTGCGCACGCACGGCTGA
- a CDS encoding TetR/AcrR family transcriptional regulator, protein MDAKTQKAELTRAAIVGAALDLAAAEGLESITLQAVADRVQLSKSGVFSRVGSREALQKAVIEEFGRRFIADVFVPAMQRPKGLPRLDTIVRRWIVRTRDVEVHQGCIFTAGAFELDDREGELRDHLLSEVLRWRAALRRTVLQAVEAGHLRPDTPADQLVGEISALIMGQLHDVRFLRDPHAAHRTEASWERLVKSYLA, encoded by the coding sequence ATGGATGCCAAGACCCAGAAAGCGGAACTCACGCGCGCGGCCATCGTCGGCGCGGCGCTGGACCTTGCCGCAGCCGAGGGGCTGGAATCCATCACGCTGCAGGCCGTGGCCGACCGCGTGCAGCTGTCCAAGAGCGGCGTGTTCTCCCGCGTGGGATCGCGCGAGGCGCTGCAGAAGGCCGTGATCGAGGAATTCGGCCGCCGCTTCATCGCCGACGTGTTCGTGCCCGCCATGCAGCGGCCCAAGGGCCTGCCGCGCCTGGACACCATCGTGCGGCGCTGGATCGTGCGCACGCGCGACGTCGAGGTGCACCAGGGCTGCATCTTCACGGCCGGCGCCTTCGAGCTGGACGACCGCGAGGGCGAACTGCGCGACCATCTGCTCAGCGAAGTCCTGCGTTGGCGCGCCGCGCTGCGCCGCACGGTGCTGCAGGCCGTCGAGGCCGGGCATTTGCGCCCCGACACGCCCGCCGACCAGCTGGTGGGCGAGATCAGCGCACTCATCATGGGCCAGCTGCACGACGTGCGCTTTCTGCGCGACCCGCACGCGGCCCACCGTACCGAGGCGTCCTGGGAACGCCTGGTCAAGAGCTACCTGGCCTGA
- a CDS encoding alpha/beta fold hydrolase: MTHPTALQATGTYYQQSPGLRLFRWLLGTTERLWPTLAVRWAYRLFGTPLPLRRPGRRADWGADWRLERWPFEDAEITLYTPSAPATGPTALLLHGWGGHARQMLALADTLAAQGLRPVLVEMPAHGRSRGRMSNLPQFSRALEYVAERLRANGQVLHAVVAHSLTANAAAHAASRGLAAQRLVLLAPPASPYEYTRLFAQVFGLSERTRAAMQQRIEAREGILMRQFEPAAVGPRVAVPTLVVHDRSDRINRFADGEAYRDAIAGARLVATEGLGHRKILQAPEVLQAVAAFARPDSGQHGGKTA, encoded by the coding sequence ATGACCCACCCCACCGCCTTGCAGGCCACCGGAACCTACTACCAGCAAAGCCCCGGCCTGCGCCTCTTCCGCTGGCTGCTGGGCACCACCGAGCGGCTGTGGCCCACCCTGGCCGTGCGCTGGGCCTACCGCCTGTTCGGCACGCCGCTGCCGCTGCGCCGTCCCGGCCGGCGCGCCGACTGGGGCGCCGACTGGCGGCTGGAGCGCTGGCCCTTCGAGGACGCCGAGATCACGCTCTACACGCCGAGCGCGCCCGCCACAGGCCCCACGGCCCTGCTGCTGCACGGCTGGGGCGGCCACGCGCGCCAGATGCTGGCACTGGCCGACACCCTCGCCGCCCAGGGGCTGCGCCCCGTGCTGGTGGAGATGCCCGCGCACGGGCGCAGCCGGGGCCGCATGAGCAACCTGCCCCAGTTCTCGCGCGCGCTGGAGTACGTGGCCGAGCGTCTGCGCGCCAACGGGCAGGTGCTGCACGCGGTGGTGGCGCATTCGCTCACGGCCAACGCGGCGGCCCACGCCGCCAGCCGGGGCCTGGCCGCCCAGCGGCTGGTGCTGCTCGCGCCGCCCGCCTCGCCGTACGAATACACGCGGCTCTTCGCCCAGGTGTTCGGCCTGTCGGAGCGCACGCGCGCGGCCATGCAGCAGCGCATCGAGGCGCGCGAGGGCATCCTCATGCGCCAGTTCGAGCCCGCCGCCGTGGGGCCGCGCGTGGCCGTGCCCACGCTCGTGGTGCACGACCGGAGCGACCGCATCAACCGTTTCGCCGACGGCGAGGCCTACCGCGACGCGATCGCGGGCGCGCGCCTGGTGGCCACCGAGGGCCTGGGGCACCGCAAGATCCTGCAGGCGCCCGAGGTGCTGCAGGCCGTGGCCGCCTTCGCCCGGCCCGATTCGGGCCAACACGGGGGAAAAACCGCATGA
- a CDS encoding solute carrier family 23 protein, translating into MGLFQWTERPAQALQSGGVIGPDERLPWPQTALMGVQHVIAMFGATVLAPILMGFDPNLAILMSGIGTLIFFLITGGKVPSYLGSSFAFIGVVIAATAYAGKGPNAAIGVALGGIIACGLIYTLIGAIVQAVGTGWIERFMPPVVTGAVVAVIGLNLAAVPVKNMAANNFESWMQAITFLCVGLVAVFARGMVQRLLILVGLIVASIVYAVLTNVLGLGKPLDLSGVANAAWFGMPQFHAPEFSAPAMLLIAPVAIILVAENLGHIKAVTAMTGKNLDQYMGRAFIGDGVATMVSGAAGGTGVTTYAENIGVMAATRIYSTAVFFVAALIALLLGFSPKFGALIQAIPLPVMGGVSIVVFGLIAIAGAKIWVDNKVDFSQNKNLIVAAITLILGTGDFTLKFGDFALGGIGTATFGAILLHALLGRSRNA; encoded by the coding sequence ATGGGACTTTTCCAATGGACCGAGCGGCCCGCGCAGGCGCTGCAGTCGGGCGGCGTCATCGGGCCCGATGAGCGCCTGCCCTGGCCGCAGACGGCGCTCATGGGCGTGCAGCACGTGATCGCCATGTTCGGCGCCACGGTGCTCGCGCCCATCCTCATGGGGTTCGACCCGAACCTGGCCATCCTCATGAGCGGCATCGGCACGCTGATCTTCTTCCTGATCACGGGCGGCAAGGTGCCGAGCTACCTCGGTTCGAGCTTCGCCTTCATCGGCGTGGTGATCGCGGCCACGGCCTACGCGGGCAAGGGGCCCAACGCGGCCATCGGCGTGGCGCTGGGCGGCATCATCGCCTGCGGCCTGATCTACACGCTGATCGGCGCCATCGTGCAGGCCGTCGGCACGGGCTGGATCGAGCGCTTCATGCCGCCCGTGGTGACGGGCGCCGTGGTGGCCGTGATCGGCCTGAACCTCGCGGCCGTGCCGGTCAAGAACATGGCGGCCAACAACTTCGAGAGCTGGATGCAGGCCATCACCTTCCTGTGCGTGGGCCTGGTGGCCGTGTTCGCGCGCGGCATGGTGCAGCGCCTCTTGATCCTCGTGGGCCTGATCGTGGCGAGCATCGTCTACGCGGTGCTGACCAATGTGCTGGGCCTGGGCAAGCCGCTCGACCTGTCCGGCGTGGCGAACGCCGCCTGGTTCGGCATGCCGCAGTTCCATGCGCCCGAGTTCAGCGCGCCCGCCATGCTGCTGATCGCGCCCGTGGCCATCATCCTCGTGGCCGAGAACCTGGGCCACATCAAGGCCGTGACGGCCATGACCGGCAAGAACCTCGACCAGTACATGGGCCGGGCCTTCATCGGCGACGGCGTGGCCACCATGGTCAGCGGTGCCGCGGGCGGCACGGGCGTGACCACCTACGCCGAGAACATCGGCGTGATGGCCGCCACGCGCATCTACTCCACGGCCGTGTTCTTCGTGGCCGCGCTGATCGCGCTGCTGCTGGGCTTCTCGCCCAAGTTCGGCGCGCTGATCCAGGCGATTCCGCTGCCCGTGATGGGCGGAGTGTCCATCGTGGTCTTCGGCCTCATCGCAATCGCGGGCGCCAAGATCTGGGTGGACAACAAGGTGGACTTCTCGCAGAACAAGAACCTCATCGTGGCCGCCATCACGCTGATCCTGGGCACGGGCGACTTCACGCTCAAGTTCGGCGACTTCGCGCTCGGCGGCATCGGCACCGCCACGTTCGGCGCCATCCTCCTCCACGCGCTGCTGGGCCGCAGCCGCAACGCCTGA